A portion of the Moraxella ovis genome contains these proteins:
- a CDS encoding MBL fold metallo-hydrolase: MLPDGGVQTAVTGYLINTGKNLVLLDAGSGDVFDDKVGKLAESLIKSGYRPEQVDIIIPTRLHFDHFSGVTRNGKMEFPNATVYIANQEKAFWLDTPIKEMPEHTQKYAQWTRDAIAPYAVAGRVKYYNLGDEIIPNFKSVATTGHTPGHSSVEVTSNGESLFVWGDLLHNHALQLPEPEVAAEFDVDAKGARQARLDILPQLAERKVWIAGAHLPFPGLGHLRKEAKGFSWVPVEYKPLEY, from the coding sequence ATGCTTCCAGATGGTGGCGTGCAAACGGCTGTTACGGGATATTTGATTAACACAGGCAAAAATTTGGTGCTACTTGACGCAGGTTCTGGCGATGTGTTTGACGATAAAGTGGGTAAATTAGCCGAAAGTTTGATTAAATCAGGCTATCGTCCTGAACAGGTGGATATTATCATTCCAACGCGTTTGCATTTTGACCATTTTAGTGGCGTAACTCGCAATGGCAAAATGGAATTTCCTAATGCAACGGTTTATATCGCTAATCAAGAAAAAGCGTTTTGGTTAGATACACCAATCAAAGAAATGCCCGAGCATACGCAGAAATATGCACAGTGGACACGAGATGCAATCGCCCCTTATGCGGTGGCAGGGCGTGTGAAGTATTATAATTTGGGCGATGAGATTATACCGAATTTCAAATCGGTGGCAACCACAGGGCATACTCCGGGGCATTCCAGCGTAGAAGTGACTTCCAATGGCGAAAGCTTATTTGTATGGGGTGATTTATTGCATAATCACGCCTTGCAATTACCTGAACCTGAGGTCGCTGCGGAATTTGATGTCGATGCAAAAGGGGCAAGACAAGCTCGTTTAGACATTCTGCCACAATTAGCCGAGCGCAAAGTGTGGATTGCAGGTGCACACCTTCCATTCCCCGGTTTAGGACATCTGCGCAAAGAAGCCAAAGGTTTCTCTTGGGTGCCGGTTGAATATAAACCGCTTGAATATTAA
- a CDS encoding Cd(II)/Pb(II)-responsive transcriptional regulator codes for MSKFFKIKQASEQTGVHLETIRYYEKQGLISPTHQQNGYRVFDEQTLAQLRFIKACRNIGFSLNNIKTLLQLQQTPTKQCNEVNALAEQHLAYLDEQITELQQVKTFLMQFVGCENKTVDKCQIIQGIKEKE; via the coding sequence ATGTCAAAATTTTTTAAAATAAAACAAGCCAGCGAACAGACAGGCGTGCATTTGGAAACCATTCGTTATTATGAAAAACAAGGCTTAATCAGCCCCACGCACCAACAAAATGGCTATCGTGTATTTGACGAACAAACACTTGCTCAATTACGCTTTATCAAAGCCTGTCGCAATATCGGTTTTTCTTTAAATAACATCAAAACACTGTTGCAATTACAACAAACGCCTACCAAACAATGCAATGAAGTCAATGCACTTGCTGAGCAACATTTGGCATATTTGGACGAACAAATCACAGAACTACAACAAGTTAAAACTTTTTTAATGCAATTTGTGGGTTGTGAAAATAAAACGGTTGATAAGTGTCAGATTATTCAAGGTATTAAAGAAAAAGAATAG
- a CDS encoding cation diffusion facilitator family transporter: protein MACQNCCGSNQPIHQSPKYKKALWIVLILNLSMFFVEIVMGVKSGSTSLLSDSLDFLGDSANYLISLIVLPMALSYRAKASMVKGLTMGGFGLFILMTTIYRVFYGEMPSYSEMSIVGFLALLVNVSALLILLKFRDGDSNVRSVWVCSRNDAIGNVAVILAGMAVYFFQSKYPDLIVAFVLAFLALQASQEIIKRAWAELKVS from the coding sequence ATGGCGTGCCAAAATTGTTGTGGTTCAAATCAGCCCATTCATCAATCGCCCAAGTACAAAAAAGCCTTGTGGATTGTCTTGATATTAAATTTATCAATGTTTTTTGTGGAAATTGTGATGGGGGTTAAATCAGGTTCAACTTCGCTGTTGTCGGACAGTTTGGATTTCTTGGGCGACAGTGCCAATTATTTGATAAGTTTGATTGTTTTGCCAATGGCGTTAAGTTACCGAGCCAAAGCATCTATGGTTAAGGGGCTAACGATGGGCGGTTTTGGTTTATTTATTTTAATGACGACCATTTATCGTGTGTTTTATGGGGAAATGCCCAGTTATTCTGAAATGAGCATTGTGGGATTTTTGGCGTTATTGGTCAATGTGTCGGCATTGTTGATATTATTAAAATTTCGTGATGGCGACAGCAATGTCCGCAGTGTGTGGGTGTGTTCCCGAAACGATGCGATTGGTAATGTGGCGGTAATTTTGGCGGGTATGGCAGTTTATTTCTTTCAATCAAAATATCCTGATTTAATTGTGGCGTTTGTTTTGGCATTTTTGGCATTACAAGCCAGTCAAGAAATCATCAAAAGGGCTTGGGCGGAATTAAAAGTCAGTTAA
- a CDS encoding alpha/beta fold hydrolase: MANIQMFKKYLISYQNEILSARHYIGVGDTIILLHGAGETNQSVLEPVAKILQNHNYNVISFDYSGHGESSHHNPSSVAIKTEQALTVINYFKCLNIHLFAWSMSGQIAVNLLKYFPNIQSLTLFSPALYAKDIMDIEFGENFKLALREQGNWHRTNAKDLLPKFQGKLTLIRPKYDPVIPNGVSQIYKEYSNPDLFQEIILENAPHTLGAWFNENPNQFLEIFKIIRYRLK; the protein is encoded by the coding sequence ATGGCGAATATACAAATGTTTAAAAAATACTTGATTTCGTATCAAAATGAGATTTTGTCTGCCAGACATTATATAGGTGTTGGCGATACAATCATATTATTGCACGGTGCAGGAGAAACCAATCAATCTGTATTAGAACCTGTGGCAAAAATATTACAAAACCACAATTACAATGTGATTAGCTTTGATTATTCAGGACACGGAGAAAGTAGTCATCATAATCCGTCATCTGTTGCTATTAAAACAGAGCAAGCATTAACGGTCATCAATTATTTTAAATGTTTAAATATACATTTATTTGCTTGGAGTATGAGTGGGCAAATTGCAGTAAATTTATTGAAATATTTTCCAAATATTCAATCGCTTACTTTATTTTCCCCTGCTTTATATGCCAAAGATATTATGGATATTGAATTTGGTGAAAATTTTAAACTCGCATTGAGAGAACAGGGTAACTGGCATAGAACAAATGCCAAAGATTTATTACCAAAATTTCAAGGAAAATTAACTTTAATTCGCCCAAAGTATGACCCGGTTATCCCAAATGGAGTCAGTCAAATCTATAAAGAATATAGCAATCCTGATTTATTTCAAGAAATTATTTTAGAAAATGCTCCACATACTTTGGGTGCTTGGTTTAATGAAAATCCTAATCAGTTTTTGGAAATATTTAAAATTATTAGATATAGATTAAAATAA